Proteins encoded together in one Streptomyces pactum window:
- a CDS encoding GNAT family N-acetyltransferase, producing the protein MIGIRVLTADDWRRWRELRLAALAEAPYAFGATLAQWQGDGDREERWRARLSIPGSRNVLALLDGVPAGMVSGVPGPRAGVAELISLWVGARARGRGVGDRLIREVEEWAVRERAEVLRLAVAHGNEHALALYRRHGFAPAGRPDAAAPDGRPEQIMEKRLRAG; encoded by the coding sequence ATGATCGGAATACGCGTGCTGACGGCGGACGACTGGCGCCGGTGGCGCGAGCTGAGGCTGGCCGCGCTCGCCGAAGCCCCGTACGCCTTCGGGGCCACCCTCGCGCAGTGGCAGGGGGACGGTGACCGGGAGGAGCGCTGGCGCGCCCGGCTGTCCATCCCCGGCTCCCGCAACGTCCTCGCCCTGCTCGACGGCGTGCCGGCCGGAATGGTCAGCGGGGTCCCCGGCCCCCGCGCCGGGGTGGCCGAACTGATCTCGCTGTGGGTCGGGGCGCGGGCCCGGGGGCGCGGTGTCGGCGACCGGCTGATCCGCGAGGTCGAGGAGTGGGCGGTGCGGGAGCGGGCGGAGGTCCTGCGGCTGGCGGTGGCGCACGGGAACGAGCACGCGCTCGCGCTCTACCGCCGCCACGGCTTCGCGCCCGCCGGACGGCCGGACGCCGCGGCGCCGGACGGGCGGCCGGAGCAGATCATGGAGAAGCGTCTGCGCGCCGGCTGA